In Bacillus sp. NP247, one DNA window encodes the following:
- a CDS encoding bifunctional 2-polyprenyl-6-hydroxyphenol methylase/3-demethylubiquinol 3-O-methyltransferase UbiG, producing MNQKQLSTINEKSWNAAAYEAWTNRHGAPEDYAKKLMENPMREIDHYLPYIQSPKGKRIINLLGSKGNKAVALALLGADVTVVDISASNAKYANELAEAAGVSIQYIVSDVLDLNLSQSFDIVLLELGVLHYFLDLKPLFHIISHLLKQDGTFILRDYHPVYTKLLGVDHPSFRANGNYFDEELIEDDVAYSTLLTESQKYALPRTKIRRWTLGEIITAMAETNFKVEKLIEEHGSHQKWVFPSTVPEGIEERIPGLYTLIATTCKKGSLHG from the coding sequence TTGAATCAAAAGCAACTAAGCACGATAAATGAAAAAAGCTGGAACGCAGCTGCTTATGAAGCTTGGACAAATCGCCACGGGGCTCCAGAGGATTATGCGAAAAAGCTCATGGAAAATCCTATGCGCGAGATAGATCATTATTTACCCTACATACAATCTCCAAAAGGGAAACGTATTATTAATTTACTCGGATCAAAAGGCAACAAAGCCGTTGCTCTTGCTCTTTTAGGAGCCGATGTAACAGTTGTAGACATTTCAGCAAGTAATGCTAAATATGCAAATGAACTAGCAGAAGCTGCTGGCGTCTCTATTCAATATATCGTTTCCGATGTACTAGATTTAAATCTATCTCAATCATTTGATATCGTGTTACTGGAACTTGGCGTGCTCCATTACTTTTTAGACTTAAAGCCACTCTTTCATATAATCTCTCACTTACTAAAGCAAGATGGGACCTTTATACTACGTGACTATCATCCCGTTTATACAAAATTATTAGGAGTAGATCACCCATCCTTTCGAGCAAATGGAAATTATTTCGATGAAGAACTTATTGAAGATGACGTAGCTTATAGTACTCTCCTTACGGAATCACAGAAATACGCTTTACCGAGAACAAAAATTAGGCGCTGGACACTAGGAGAAATTATTACAGCAATGGCGGAAACAAATTTCAAAGTTGAAAAATTGATTGAGGAACACGGATCTCATCAAAAGTGGGTCTTCCCTTCTACTGTACCCGAAGGAATTGAAGAGCGTATACCCGGTCTATATACATTAATTGCGACAACATGCAAAAAAGGATCCCTTCACGGATAG
- a CDS encoding methyl-accepting chemotaxis protein, translating to MKYVSIRKKLLFTLLSICSLFSIALIIILTFATNQASEIETLKNDVSKRATILKERGDWFQAQVAGLQEYLLSHDQKGLDKFNREGKKLADTREQVTSDKKLPEGMKEAILMGAKWRSVIDNEVLPLAREGKWDEASKIALAQTDYVNDLLSRFTKYANEENEKRDTLIADVQSSSSLIQYIIFFSLITCTLTSILLAWWFSGKLVKPIRQIDAKLKELASQDGDLTARLHVTSKDEIGDIAHSFNQMLTNLQRIIKQVQQTSTSVKEASENMFIETTASMDTTAHIQATMNTLDHNIRSQVSSIEESSTAMDDMATSVQRIAESASSVAGLAVTTSEKADDGNKVIEKSITQMHTINEAVNATSQVVERLITHTNHIDTALQSISNVAEQTNLLALNASIEAARAGEHGKGFAVVADEVRKLAEQSQLAATDINHLLHQIQEDTKIANEMMTQGQSEASQGITIIRTAGSSFSAIVNHVNKVSAQMQEMSATAEEMAASSEEMNAALNNIASISNEVAAETTQTAHSAGGQVSVMKDIATKSSEMKTAVQELEVHVSHFKTNA from the coding sequence ATGAAATATGTCAGTATTCGAAAAAAACTACTCTTCACACTCTTAAGCATTTGTTCCTTATTTAGCATTGCTCTCATTATTATTCTTACATTCGCTACGAACCAAGCAAGTGAAATTGAAACATTAAAAAACGATGTATCGAAAAGAGCAACCATTTTAAAAGAACGTGGTGATTGGTTTCAAGCACAAGTTGCTGGCTTACAAGAATATTTACTATCGCATGATCAAAAAGGGTTGGATAAATTCAACCGTGAAGGAAAGAAATTAGCTGATACTAGGGAACAAGTAACAAGTGATAAAAAACTCCCTGAAGGAATGAAAGAGGCCATTTTAATGGGTGCGAAATGGCGAAGCGTCATAGATAATGAGGTTCTCCCCCTTGCGCGTGAAGGAAAATGGGACGAAGCATCCAAAATTGCTTTAGCTCAAACAGATTACGTAAATGACCTTTTAAGTCGTTTTACTAAATACGCAAATGAAGAGAATGAAAAACGTGACACATTAATTGCTGATGTTCAATCTTCATCATCTCTTATCCAATATATTATTTTCTTCTCACTCATTACATGCACATTAACATCTATTTTATTAGCATGGTGGTTCTCTGGTAAACTTGTTAAACCTATTCGACAAATTGATGCGAAATTAAAAGAATTAGCTTCTCAAGATGGCGATTTGACTGCGAGATTGCACGTAACTAGTAAAGATGAAATCGGTGATATTGCACATTCCTTTAATCAAATGCTCACCAACTTACAACGTATAATAAAGCAAGTTCAACAAACATCAACAAGCGTAAAAGAAGCTTCAGAAAATATGTTTATCGAAACGACTGCATCTATGGATACTACCGCACACATCCAAGCAACTATGAATACACTTGATCATAATATTCGTTCACAAGTGTCTAGCATCGAAGAAAGCTCAACGGCAATGGACGATATGGCAACAAGTGTTCAGCGTATTGCAGAATCTGCCTCTTCTGTTGCTGGATTGGCTGTTACGACTTCTGAAAAAGCAGATGATGGAAATAAAGTCATTGAGAAATCTATTACACAAATGCATACAATTAACGAAGCTGTTAACGCTACATCACAAGTGGTAGAGCGACTCATTACACATACAAATCATATTGATACTGCTCTTCAATCCATTTCTAACGTTGCAGAACAAACGAATCTACTTGCTTTAAACGCTTCTATTGAAGCTGCCCGCGCTGGTGAACATGGTAAAGGATTCGCTGTTGTCGCTGATGAAGTTCGTAAACTTGCGGAACAATCTCAGCTAGCTGCAACCGACATTAACCATTTACTTCATCAAATTCAAGAGGATACGAAAATAGCCAATGAAATGATGACACAAGGACAATCAGAAGCTTCACAAGGAATCACAATCATTCGTACGGCTGGCTCTTCATTCTCAGCAATTGTTAACCACGTTAATAAAGTCTCTGCACAGATGCAAGAAATGTCTGCAACTGCTGAAGAAATGGCCGCAAGTTCTGAGGAAATGAATGCCGCTTTAAATAATATCGCTTCTATTTCAAACGAAGTTGCCGCTGAAACGACACAGACAGCACATTCAGCTGGTGGCCAAGTAAGTGTAATGAAAGACATTGCTACAAAGTCATCAGAAATGAAAACTGCAGTACAAGAACTCGAAGTTCACGTTTCTCATTTCAAAACAAATGCATAA
- a CDS encoding methyl-accepting chemotaxis protein — MNFISIRKKLMFMMGTICALFGIALAFILFFAIDQTRKAEALQKEISPLATELKERGDAYQVQLSALRGYLLQHDQVELDKFHEMSKRLEDSKDKLLSNPNISQQVKDTMQLGSTWRQFIDDKVVTLAKEQKWEEALQVASKENGTVYKVIGDFTNYSNEQAKLRDQSIEKIDQSSLLIEYVVFLSLVICIVVAFILAWWFSGKLVKPIQQIDTKLKELSSQEGDLTARLQVNSNDEIGAIATSFNKVLENLQHIINRVQKTSVEVQNASENMLEKTNTSLDATLKVQSSMSNLNASIQSQTSSMEESSTAMDDMAMSVQRIAESASSVAELAVATEEHANDGSTVIQKSISQMTTIHEAVNATSEVVERLITHTKYIDTAVQSISNIAEQTNLLALNASIEAARAGEQGKGFAVVADEVRKLAEQSKTAAKDINQLLQQIQNDTKTASSMMSQGRSEAFEGINVIRDAGSSFTTIVGQVNKVSTQMQDISATAEEMAASAEEMNASLNNIASISNEVSSETAATAQSAGKKVLVMNEMTKTAKEMKQTVEELDQLVSHFKTE; from the coding sequence ATGAATTTTATTAGCATTCGAAAAAAATTAATGTTCATGATGGGAACGATTTGCGCTTTATTTGGCATTGCCTTAGCTTTTATTCTATTCTTCGCTATTGATCAGACTCGTAAAGCTGAAGCATTGCAAAAAGAAATTTCTCCTCTTGCAACAGAGTTAAAAGAACGTGGAGACGCTTATCAAGTACAACTTTCTGCTTTAAGAGGTTATTTACTGCAACATGATCAAGTCGAATTAGACAAGTTTCATGAAATGAGTAAACGTCTTGAGGATTCAAAAGATAAGCTTCTTTCTAATCCTAATATTTCTCAGCAAGTAAAAGATACAATGCAATTAGGTTCTACATGGAGACAATTTATTGATGATAAAGTTGTTACTCTTGCGAAAGAACAAAAATGGGAAGAAGCATTACAAGTTGCTTCTAAAGAAAATGGTACGGTTTATAAAGTTATTGGTGATTTCACAAACTATAGCAACGAACAAGCTAAGTTACGTGATCAATCCATTGAAAAAATTGACCAATCATCACTACTAATTGAATACGTTGTATTCTTATCACTTGTTATATGTATTGTCGTTGCATTTATTCTTGCATGGTGGTTCTCTGGTAAACTTGTAAAACCAATTCAGCAAATTGATACTAAACTAAAAGAGTTATCTTCCCAAGAGGGTGACCTAACAGCTCGTCTACAAGTAAATAGCAATGACGAGATCGGTGCAATTGCAACATCATTTAATAAAGTGTTAGAAAACCTACAACATATCATTAATCGTGTTCAAAAAACTTCTGTGGAAGTACAAAATGCTTCTGAAAACATGCTAGAAAAGACCAATACATCGCTTGATGCGACACTAAAAGTTCAAAGCTCGATGTCCAATTTAAATGCAAGCATTCAATCGCAAACTTCTAGTATGGAGGAAAGCTCGACTGCAATGGATGATATGGCAATGAGTGTTCAGCGTATTGCTGAATCAGCTTCTTCTGTAGCTGAACTTGCTGTAGCTACAGAAGAACATGCTAACGATGGAAGTACTGTAATCCAAAAATCCATTTCACAAATGACCACGATACATGAAGCTGTGAATGCTACATCAGAAGTAGTCGAACGTCTCATCACTCACACAAAATATATTGATACAGCTGTACAATCTATTTCTAATATCGCTGAACAAACAAATCTACTTGCATTAAATGCTTCTATTGAAGCTGCTCGTGCCGGCGAACAAGGAAAAGGATTTGCTGTCGTAGCTGATGAAGTTCGTAAACTTGCTGAACAATCAAAAACAGCGGCAAAGGATATTAACCAATTGCTGCAGCAAATTCAAAATGACACAAAAACTGCTAGCTCTATGATGTCTCAAGGTCGTTCCGAAGCATTTGAAGGTATTAACGTCATCCGTGATGCCGGCTCTTCTTTCACAACAATCGTTGGTCAAGTGAATAAAGTGTCTACTCAAATGCAAGACATATCAGCAACTGCTGAAGAAATGGCCGCAAGTGCTGAAGAAATGAATGCTTCACTTAATAACATCGCTTCAATTTCTAATGAAGTTTCAAGTGAGACTGCCGCAACAGCACAATCTGCTGGGAAGAAAGTCCTTGTTATGAATGAAATGACAAAAACTGCAAAAGAAATGAAACAAACAGTAGAAGAATTAGATCAACTCGTATCTCATTTTAAAACTGAATAG
- a CDS encoding metal-sulfur cluster assembly factor, producing the protein MSQQAFEEKLYANLEAVIDPELGVDIINLGLVYDVTVDENNNAVITMTMTSIGCPMAGQIVSDVKKVLSTNVPEVNEIEVNVVWNPPWSKERMSRMAKIALGIRD; encoded by the coding sequence ATGTCACAACAAGCATTTGAAGAAAAGTTATATGCGAACTTAGAAGCTGTTATTGACCCTGAATTAGGTGTTGATATTATCAATCTTGGATTAGTTTATGACGTTACAGTGGATGAAAATAATAATGCTGTCATTACAATGACGATGACTTCTATCGGTTGTCCAATGGCTGGCCAAATCGTATCCGACGTTAAGAAAGTATTATCAACGAACGTACCTGAAGTAAATGAAATAGAAGTAAACGTTGTATGGAATCCACCATGGTCGAAAGAACGTATGTCACGTATGGCAAAAATCGCATTAGGTATTCGTGATTAA
- a CDS encoding M4 family metallopeptidase: MKKQAVSSALALSVIIGGFGAFGATKTQAEEQKIQYHQEFKTPAYIGEEWKAPEGLDKKETVFQYLESKKDMFKLAGNIDKHFNVVGEEKDAESGTTHVKLVEKHNNIPVYGSDQTVTLDKENNVKAFFGQVIPNLEDKNIPASASISAEQAETIAKADIEKEIGKVKNYDGVKKDLYVYEKDGQYYLAYLVKASVSKPAPGYWHYFVDATNGNVIEKYNAVDNITGFGYGVLGARQSFEIAQDTKTGAFNLFDGTRGQGVHTFDAENMDENWFNLFSQILGYTGEEITSKSKFFEDKAAVDAHVNAGKVYDYYKKTFNRNSFDDKGARLISTVHVGEKWNNAAWNGVQMMYGDGDGKTFIPLSAGLDVIGHELTHAVTEHTANLVYKDEPGALNESLSDIMGVMVEKKSWDLGADIYTPGKPGDALRSLKDPASIPNPLKPGEGYPDHYNKRYTGTADNGGVHINSSINNKAAYLVSEGGTHYGVKVVGVGREATEKIYYRALTKYLTANSDFKMMRQAAIQSAEDLYGKNSKAVQAVTKAYDAVGVK; this comes from the coding sequence TTGAAAAAGCAAGCAGTTTCATCAGCATTAGCGTTATCCGTTATTATTGGGGGATTTGGGGCGTTTGGAGCAACAAAAACACAAGCGGAAGAGCAAAAAATCCAGTATCACCAAGAGTTTAAAACACCAGCTTACATAGGTGAAGAGTGGAAAGCACCAGAAGGTCTAGATAAAAAAGAGACAGTATTTCAATATTTAGAGAGCAAGAAAGATATGTTTAAACTAGCAGGAAATATTGATAAACATTTTAATGTCGTTGGCGAAGAAAAAGATGCTGAATCTGGTACAACACATGTGAAGTTAGTTGAGAAGCATAATAACATTCCTGTGTATGGCTCAGATCAAACGGTTACGCTTGATAAAGAGAATAATGTAAAAGCATTTTTCGGACAAGTTATTCCGAATTTAGAAGATAAAAATATTCCTGCATCTGCAAGTATTAGTGCGGAACAAGCAGAAACGATCGCAAAAGCTGATATTGAGAAAGAAATTGGTAAAGTAAAGAATTATGATGGTGTGAAAAAAGATTTATATGTGTATGAAAAAGATGGTCAATACTATCTTGCATATCTTGTAAAAGCATCGGTTTCAAAACCAGCTCCAGGATATTGGCATTACTTTGTTGATGCAACAAATGGAAATGTTATTGAGAAATATAATGCTGTAGATAACATTACTGGATTTGGTTACGGAGTATTAGGGGCTAGACAATCATTTGAAATTGCTCAAGATACGAAAACAGGAGCGTTCAACTTATTTGATGGTACACGAGGACAAGGTGTCCATACATTTGATGCAGAGAATATGGATGAAAACTGGTTTAATTTATTCTCACAAATTCTTGGATATACAGGAGAAGAAATTACAAGTAAATCTAAGTTCTTCGAAGATAAAGCGGCAGTTGATGCGCATGTGAATGCAGGAAAAGTATATGATTACTATAAAAAGACATTTAACCGTAACTCTTTCGATGATAAAGGTGCGAGACTTATTTCTACTGTTCACGTAGGTGAGAAGTGGAATAACGCAGCTTGGAACGGTGTTCAGATGATGTATGGTGATGGCGATGGTAAGACATTCATTCCATTATCTGCTGGACTAGATGTTATCGGTCACGAATTAACGCATGCTGTAACTGAACATACAGCAAATCTTGTTTATAAAGATGAGCCAGGAGCGTTAAATGAATCGTTATCTGACATTATGGGTGTCATGGTTGAGAAGAAGAGCTGGGATTTAGGTGCTGATATTTATACACCTGGTAAACCTGGAGATGCACTTCGATCTCTGAAAGATCCAGCATCTATTCCGAATCCATTAAAACCTGGTGAAGGTTACCCAGATCATTACAATAAGCGTTATACTGGAACAGCTGATAATGGCGGCGTTCATATTAACAGTAGCATCAATAATAAAGCAGCATATTTAGTATCTGAGGGCGGCACTCATTACGGTGTGAAAGTTGTTGGTGTTGGCCGTGAAGCAACAGAAAAAATTTACTACCGTGCTCTTACTAAATATTTAACTGCAAACTCTGACTTTAAAATGATGCGTCAAGCAGCAATTCAATCAGCGGAAGATTTATATGGTAAAAACTCTAAAGCTGTTCAAGCTGTAACGAAAGCTTATGACGCTGTAGGCGTAAAATAA
- a CDS encoding pirin family protein, producing the protein MFRKVDHKNMGRANHGWLNTHFHFSFANYYNPNNMNFGAVRVMNDDLIAAQTGFDMHPHRDMEIISYVIDGELTHEDSMGNRGTIERGHVQYMSAGTGVFHSEHNLGNETLRLLQIWILPDRDGHKPNYGEFKFDWSKRENEWFHMVSPVEGDAPIHIHQDANLYSLSLEAGKEIHFPVKEGRQLYLVQIEGSSVINGETLVMRDAAEAVGEDVQIQAKEKSHYLAIEMKI; encoded by the coding sequence ATGTTTAGAAAAGTTGATCATAAAAATATGGGAAGAGCAAATCACGGTTGGTTAAATACACATTTTCATTTTTCCTTTGCAAATTATTATAATCCAAACAATATGAATTTTGGAGCAGTGCGTGTTATGAATGATGATTTAATAGCGGCACAAACTGGTTTTGATATGCATCCGCACCGTGATATGGAGATTATCTCTTACGTTATAGATGGTGAATTAACACATGAAGATAGTATGGGGAACCGAGGGACAATTGAGCGTGGGCATGTTCAATATATGAGTGCAGGTACTGGTGTATTTCACAGTGAGCATAACTTAGGAAATGAAACATTACGTTTATTGCAAATTTGGATTTTACCAGACCGCGATGGTCATAAGCCGAACTATGGTGAGTTTAAATTTGATTGGAGTAAACGTGAAAATGAGTGGTTCCATATGGTTTCCCCAGTAGAAGGCGATGCACCAATTCATATTCACCAAGATGCAAATTTATATTCTTTATCATTAGAGGCTGGTAAAGAAATTCATTTTCCTGTTAAAGAAGGACGTCAATTATACCTTGTACAAATTGAAGGTAGCAGCGTTATAAACGGTGAAACACTTGTAATGCGTGATGCAGCGGAGGCTGTAGGAGAGGATGTTCAAATTCAAGCGAAAGAGAAATCTCACTATTTAGCAATTGAAATGAAAATATAA
- a CDS encoding MarR family winged helix-turn-helix transcriptional regulator produces MKIEDRLGLLLWFRLSRFYNRSIRETNQHLKKWNVSAAQFDVLVQTGGHDRLTQQELGNKLFVTKGNVTQLLNKMEQLDWIQREQEGTTKYISLTEKGKVLYEEIVPPQETFQAEQFGKLNRKEQKQLLELLKKLQ; encoded by the coding sequence ATGAAAATCGAAGATAGACTAGGATTACTATTATGGTTTCGTTTATCACGCTTTTATAATAGAAGTATTCGTGAGACAAATCAGCATTTGAAAAAGTGGAATGTATCTGCCGCTCAGTTTGATGTATTAGTTCAAACTGGAGGACACGATCGTTTAACGCAGCAAGAGCTTGGAAATAAGTTGTTTGTTACGAAAGGAAATGTTACGCAGCTTTTAAATAAGATGGAGCAACTAGATTGGATTCAGCGTGAACAAGAAGGTACCACGAAATATATTTCATTAACAGAAAAGGGAAAGGTTCTATATGAAGAAATAGTCCCGCCGCAAGAAACATTTCAAGCAGAGCAATTTGGTAAGTTAAATAGAAAAGAACAAAAACAATTATTAGAATTACTGAAGAAGTTGCAGTGA
- a CDS encoding DUF3920 family protein codes for MELQFQNVYQQVENWYVLDSELPWDAKRLRDDLFSLIEACKTPVIFCDTCDANHVLLSLGEEEEEFLFPVGGFYHKEKQLIFVCMWEEYEQVLKTLLHEFRHAMQHKREVLYVGSESYEERWIEKDARKFAERKLDEYKNRKLM; via the coding sequence ATGGAACTCCAGTTTCAAAATGTATATCAACAAGTTGAGAATTGGTATGTGTTGGATTCGGAGCTTCCTTGGGATGCCAAAAGGCTAAGAGATGATTTGTTTTCACTGATTGAAGCGTGTAAAACGCCAGTTATTTTTTGTGATACGTGTGATGCGAATCATGTACTTTTATCATTAGGAGAAGAAGAAGAGGAATTTTTATTCCCGGTAGGTGGTTTTTATCATAAAGAAAAACAATTAATTTTCGTTTGTATGTGGGAAGAGTATGAGCAAGTGCTTAAAACACTTTTGCATGAATTTCGCCATGCGATGCAGCATAAGAGAGAAGTATTGTATGTTGGAAGTGAATCATACGAAGAGAGATGGATTGAGAAAGATGCGAGGAAGTTCGCGGAGAGGAAATTAGATGAATATAAAAATAGAAAATTGATGTAA
- a CDS encoding DedA family protein, translating into MLGELIHSVLVFLEGLGYWGIMLGLMLEVIPSEIVLSYAGYLVSAGSITFWGAVAFGTIGGVIAQLFIYWIGRYGGRPVLERYGKYILIQKKHIDYAEAWFNRYGTGVIFTARFIPVVRHAISIPAGIAKMSHAKFITLTTLAVIPWSIVFVYLGFKLGTEWESINKVAGPYVKYFALAAIVCALGYFVLKKMMKKK; encoded by the coding sequence ATGTTAGGAGAGTTGATTCATTCAGTTTTAGTTTTTTTAGAAGGACTTGGTTATTGGGGAATTATGCTTGGACTGATGTTAGAAGTTATTCCAAGTGAAATCGTATTGTCTTATGCAGGATATTTAGTATCGGCAGGAAGTATTACATTTTGGGGTGCTGTTGCGTTCGGTACAATTGGGGGTGTAATCGCACAATTATTTATTTATTGGATTGGTCGATACGGAGGAAGACCTGTTCTAGAGCGATATGGAAAATATATTTTGATTCAGAAGAAACATATTGATTATGCTGAAGCGTGGTTTAATCGTTACGGAACTGGTGTTATCTTTACCGCGCGCTTTATTCCTGTTGTGCGTCATGCTATTTCCATACCAGCGGGTATTGCAAAAATGTCACATGCTAAGTTTATTACGCTAACTACACTAGCTGTTATTCCATGGTCAATTGTGTTTGTATATTTAGGCTTTAAATTAGGAACAGAGTGGGAAAGTATTAATAAAGTAGCTGGGCCATATGTGAAATATTTTGCACTTGCTGCTATTGTTTGCGCACTTGGTTATTTTGTGCTCAAAAAAATGATGAAAAAAAAGTGA